From Cellvibrio zantedeschiae, the proteins below share one genomic window:
- a CDS encoding DUF6445 family protein, whose translation MTNLFALNENLSVKILNPNNPIQKIIIIDDILKQPNNLIAFAAANNFSPYAGHGTGKGYPGLRLTPPSDYSNTIVDFIKPLIRSEFAIPENLEMGKSECALSLMTTKPEELGPLQCVPHFDTSNINQFAVLLYLCGQPHGGTAFYRHNATGLEFITPATKDRYLDMFFAELNEKRPAQQYFSESNERFTKIGFLPAALNRMVIYRSCVIHSPYLIDPGRSINSDPRTGRLTVNTFVAF comes from the coding sequence GTGACGAACCTATTTGCGCTTAATGAAAACTTGTCCGTTAAAATTCTTAACCCAAACAATCCAATACAAAAAATTATAATAATCGACGATATATTAAAGCAGCCTAACAATTTAATTGCATTTGCAGCAGCAAATAACTTTTCACCTTATGCCGGACACGGCACCGGTAAGGGCTATCCTGGTTTACGACTCACACCACCGTCAGATTATTCGAACACCATTGTTGATTTTATTAAACCGCTCATTCGCAGCGAATTTGCAATCCCTGAGAATTTGGAAATGGGTAAAAGTGAATGCGCCCTATCCCTTATGACGACCAAACCTGAAGAACTTGGCCCCCTTCAATGCGTTCCACATTTTGATACCAGCAACATCAACCAATTCGCGGTTCTTTTATATTTATGCGGCCAACCACATGGAGGCACGGCATTTTATCGCCATAATGCAACAGGTTTAGAATTCATTACTCCAGCGACCAAAGATCGCTACCTGGATATGTTTTTTGCTGAACTCAATGAAAAGCGACCAGCGCAGCAATATTTTTCCGAGTCCAACGAACGCTTTACCAAAATCGGCTTTTTGCCAGCTGCATTAAATCGAATGGTGATTTATCGCAGTTGCGTGATTCATTCACCTTATCTTATCGACCCCGGGCGGAGTATTAATTCCGATCCACGTACTGGTCGCCTGACGGTTAATACTTTTGTCGCCTTTTGA
- a CDS encoding MFS transporter, giving the protein MSYAAIILGLCQFLFMSAVAVGIAFNALVGKALAPTPDMATLPLFFMMGSTAALTLAMPGILAKFGYRAVFIVGALMGALGGLFAVLANLLHSFNLFCLAGFLMGLYQASAMYYRFAAADAVSAEHKSSAIAWVLNGGILAAFVGPMIGSHSLHFFNVDYVGSYSATALLAFIALPLLAFGPLASRNAHAPLPKLSFKAINFNAFSAILFCTSGYAMMGMVMLASPLAMSGCGYHPQDAASVIQWHLLGMFVPSLVTGKLIARFGAQKIAFAGVTILLSGCALALLGTSLNIFHFSLLVVGVGWNFMYMGGSTLLAQIPDVGLRSRLQSINEFITFAAITFISGLTGWIYESMGWLAIIYIALILLLAVIATILMGQYRQSNALSSN; this is encoded by the coding sequence ATGTCTTACGCCGCGATCATACTGGGCTTGTGCCAGTTCTTATTTATGTCTGCTGTTGCTGTTGGTATTGCATTTAATGCTTTAGTTGGAAAGGCATTGGCTCCCACACCTGATATGGCAACCTTACCGCTATTTTTTATGATGGGCAGCACCGCAGCTTTAACGCTCGCTATGCCTGGAATTTTAGCGAAGTTTGGTTATCGCGCGGTCTTCATTGTTGGGGCCCTAATGGGCGCATTGGGCGGTTTATTTGCAGTGCTTGCTAACCTGTTACATTCATTTAATTTATTTTGCTTGGCAGGTTTTCTCATGGGGCTGTATCAGGCCTCAGCAATGTATTACCGCTTCGCAGCTGCAGATGCGGTTTCTGCGGAGCACAAAAGTTCTGCAATTGCCTGGGTATTAAACGGTGGCATTTTGGCCGCGTTTGTCGGGCCAATGATTGGTAGCCACAGCCTGCATTTCTTTAACGTAGATTATGTAGGCTCTTATTCTGCCACTGCGCTTCTCGCTTTTATTGCATTACCGCTTTTAGCGTTTGGGCCCTTAGCTTCACGTAACGCACATGCACCATTGCCAAAACTTTCGTTTAAAGCTATTAACTTTAATGCGTTTAGTGCAATTTTATTTTGTACAAGTGGATACGCCATGATGGGTATGGTGATGCTCGCCAGCCCACTCGCTATGTCAGGCTGCGGTTATCATCCACAGGATGCAGCCAGTGTAATTCAGTGGCATTTGCTAGGGATGTTTGTGCCTTCGTTGGTAACAGGAAAATTAATTGCGCGGTTCGGTGCTCAAAAAATTGCATTTGCTGGCGTAACTATTCTATTGTCAGGGTGTGCTTTGGCCTTGCTTGGAACCAGCTTAAATATTTTTCATTTTTCGTTGCTAGTGGTTGGTGTAGGTTGGAATTTTATGTATATGGGCGGCAGCACTTTGCTTGCTCAAATTCCCGATGTGGGTTTGCGCAGCCGTTTGCAATCAATCAATGAATTTATCACCTTCGCCGCTATTACATTTATTTCAGGCTTAACCGGGTGGATTTATGAAAGCATGGGATGGCTTGCTATTATCTACATCGCACTCATTTTGTTATTGGCAGTAATTGCGACCATTTTAATGGGGCAATATCGCCAATCAAATGCATTAAGTTCTAACTAA
- a CDS encoding tryptophan halogenase family protein, with protein sequence MKIKRVAIIGGGTAGWLAANHLGVELKQDKEIEITVIESQQIGIIGVGEGTVPHIKNSLQRFGISEAELFATCDVAFKEAIKFVDWLNPEKHGAGYSYYHPFNTPYPSGFDVTPYWLSNRDDFNFSAVTPLTAVADAMRSPKKISSPPYMGEVDYAYHFDAVKFGKLLAKNARERLSVKHLITTLIGAKKNEDGSIAALVCEDGSELEFDFYVDCSGFASLLIDRELSVPFIDKSSQILTDTALAFQVPTDGIAEIEPYTIATAHKAGWIWDIPLSNRRGTGFVYSSSHMSESEAIEYYSKYLKMDADKLSPRKISMKVGYREKFWVKNCVALGLAQGFVEPLEATSILVTDFSAELFARNFPRMKEDINVSSGYCNKVVSYTWERVFDFVQLHYCISDRNDSDFWLDNTKLDNLSDVLAERLAMWKLNHPKKPDFFSRFDLFAVENYLYVLYGMKYITRKPLLSNYEIDISKAQLQQVQQVSQKLSRELPGHREWITKFKLAVGDAYSR encoded by the coding sequence ATGAAAATAAAACGTGTTGCAATTATTGGTGGTGGAACAGCGGGTTGGCTGGCGGCGAACCATCTTGGTGTTGAATTAAAACAGGATAAAGAAATTGAAATCACTGTGATTGAATCACAACAAATAGGGATTATTGGTGTGGGCGAGGGTACAGTTCCGCACATTAAAAATTCACTGCAACGTTTTGGTATTTCAGAAGCAGAACTTTTTGCAACATGCGACGTAGCTTTTAAAGAGGCGATAAAATTTGTTGATTGGTTGAATCCCGAAAAACATGGCGCAGGATATTCTTACTATCATCCGTTCAATACGCCTTATCCGTCTGGTTTTGATGTAACTCCTTATTGGCTTTCCAATCGCGATGACTTTAATTTTTCTGCAGTAACTCCTCTCACCGCAGTGGCTGACGCTATGCGTTCACCCAAAAAAATATCATCGCCACCTTATATGGGTGAAGTCGATTATGCTTATCATTTTGATGCGGTTAAATTCGGCAAACTATTAGCCAAAAATGCACGCGAAAGACTCTCAGTTAAGCATCTAATTACAACCTTAATCGGCGCGAAGAAAAATGAAGATGGCTCTATCGCAGCCCTAGTGTGTGAAGATGGTTCGGAACTGGAATTTGATTTTTATGTTGATTGCAGTGGTTTTGCATCATTATTAATTGATCGCGAGTTGAGCGTCCCTTTCATTGATAAGTCTTCGCAAATATTAACGGATACAGCGCTCGCCTTTCAGGTTCCTACCGATGGGATTGCTGAAATAGAACCTTACACCATTGCGACTGCGCACAAGGCAGGTTGGATTTGGGATATTCCATTATCTAATAGACGTGGAACCGGATTTGTTTATTCCAGTTCACATATGAGTGAATCCGAAGCTATCGAATATTATTCCAAATATCTCAAAATGGATGCAGATAAACTATCGCCACGAAAAATTAGTATGAAGGTGGGTTACCGCGAAAAATTCTGGGTTAAGAATTGTGTAGCTTTAGGGTTGGCGCAAGGATTTGTTGAGCCTTTGGAAGCCACATCCATACTGGTTACCGACTTTTCAGCAGAATTATTCGCGCGCAATTTTCCGCGTATGAAAGAGGATATTAATGTGTCTTCCGGCTACTGCAACAAAGTGGTTAGTTATACCTGGGAACGAGTGTTTGATTTTGTGCAGTTGCACTATTGTATTTCTGATAGAAACGATTCTGATTTTTGGCTGGACAATACCAAGTTAGATAATTTGTCAGATGTGTTGGCAGAACGTTTGGCTATGTGGAAATTAAATCACCCTAAAAAGCCTGATTTCTTCAGTCGCTTTGATTTGTTTGCGGTAGAGAATTATCTCTATGTTTTATACGGTATGAAATATATAACCAGAAAGCCACTGTTATCCAACTATGAGATAGATATTAGCAAAGCACAGTTGCAACAGGTTCAGCAGGTATCGCAAAAGCTATCCCGTGAATTGCCTGGGCATCGTGAATGGATTACTAAATTTAAGCTTGCCGTGGGTGATGCGTACTCGAGGTAA
- the nagK gene encoding N-acetylglucosamine kinase, whose protein sequence is MGKTPNLDSGQLFIGIDGGGTKCRARIFSADDKVLGTGVGGPANPLHGQSQAKASILQAVEMALTEAGLPNSSAGKLIAGVGLAGVNLPSLFEVMNSWHHPFKKMYLTTDLHIACLGAHRSDEGAVMIAGTGSCGYSYVNGKATIIGAHGFPFGDKCSGAWIGLEAVKAVLLASDNLGPQTILNDLVGDHLGAKGVMIVDKMGAAKSSDYAQLARFVLEAADQNDEVAVKIMREGADYMSAVAEKLWETGPGRMSLIGGLSGRLTPWLKPGIAASLSNPISQPEFGAVYFAKQQYALE, encoded by the coding sequence ATGGGAAAAACGCCAAATCTTGATTCCGGTCAGCTTTTTATCGGCATAGACGGTGGCGGCACTAAATGTCGCGCACGTATCTTTTCTGCCGACGACAAAGTGCTGGGTACAGGTGTAGGTGGTCCCGCAAATCCGTTGCATGGGCAATCACAAGCTAAAGCTTCTATTTTGCAAGCCGTTGAAATGGCATTGACCGAAGCAGGCTTACCTAATTCCAGCGCTGGTAAATTAATTGCAGGCGTTGGCTTGGCAGGCGTTAATTTGCCTAGCCTTTTCGAGGTGATGAACTCATGGCATCACCCGTTTAAAAAAATGTATCTCACCACTGATTTGCACATTGCCTGTTTAGGTGCGCACAGGTCTGACGAAGGTGCAGTGATGATTGCTGGCACAGGTTCGTGCGGTTATTCCTATGTAAACGGCAAGGCGACCATTATTGGTGCCCATGGTTTCCCTTTTGGCGATAAATGTAGTGGTGCCTGGATTGGTTTGGAAGCGGTGAAAGCAGTTTTACTTGCGTCTGATAATCTTGGCCCGCAAACAATTTTGAATGATTTGGTTGGCGATCACCTTGGGGCAAAAGGTGTGATGATTGTCGACAAAATGGGTGCGGCAAAATCTAGCGACTATGCACAACTTGCGCGTTTCGTGTTGGAAGCTGCTGATCAAAATGATGAAGTTGCGGTAAAAATTATGCGTGAAGGCGCAGATTATATGAGCGCCGTTGCCGAAAAATTATGGGAGACAGGTCCGGGTCGTATGTCACTCATTGGCGGTTTGTCAGGTCGCTTAACGCCTTGGTTAAAACCCGGTATTGCTGCAAGCCTATCGAATCCTATTAGCCAGCCAGAATTTGGTGCAGTCTATTTTGCCAAACAACAATATGCGCTGGAGTAG
- a CDS encoding DUF3014 domain-containing protein, whose protein sequence is MQYNDRPTGGLSALAKWGVILVAVGAIGTVGYFLMAEEAKRPPKLHDLPSPAPIQPGVAPEVASTAKPVYDEPEPAPAPIPLPDLDQSDAAVLAALKALNINGLVEMIIPQEILRKFVRAVGILEEGKVITEYRPIASPQGAFVADSFNVKVSGGELGEQQDVEQFRVSPKNYLRYTMFVQVISALDSDASIALYKRYYPLLNRAYQELGLGKGNFHSVLIRAIDKVLAAPDAGGEMLLIHPKVYYQFADPALENLPDAHKLMLRMGPDNAAKVKESLRNIRIKLLKK, encoded by the coding sequence ATGCAGTATAACGATCGCCCAACCGGTGGCTTAAGCGCTTTGGCAAAGTGGGGCGTGATATTGGTGGCGGTGGGCGCTATAGGCACAGTGGGTTATTTTTTAATGGCTGAGGAAGCCAAACGCCCACCTAAACTGCATGATTTGCCTAGCCCTGCGCCCATCCAGCCGGGCGTTGCACCGGAGGTCGCAAGCACTGCCAAGCCGGTGTATGACGAACCGGAACCCGCACCGGCACCTATCCCCTTGCCCGATTTGGATCAAAGCGATGCTGCAGTCTTGGCCGCGCTCAAAGCTCTAAACATTAATGGCTTGGTAGAGATGATTATTCCTCAGGAGATCCTGCGTAAATTTGTACGGGCAGTAGGCATTCTGGAAGAGGGCAAAGTCATCACTGAATATCGCCCCATTGCATCGCCGCAGGGCGCTTTTGTGGCAGATTCTTTTAACGTAAAGGTTTCCGGTGGCGAATTGGGTGAGCAGCAAGATGTAGAACAATTCCGCGTTAGTCCAAAAAATTACCTGCGCTACACGATGTTCGTGCAAGTGATTTCTGCTTTAGATAGCGATGCCAGTATCGCGCTGTACAAGCGTTATTACCCGCTGTTAAACCGTGCCTATCAGGAGTTGGGGTTGGGCAAAGGTAATTTTCACTCAGTGCTTATTCGCGCTATTGATAAAGTACTGGCTGCGCCCGACGCCGGTGGCGAGATGTTGTTGATTCACCCCAAGGTCTACTACCAATTTGCTGACCCGGCTTTAGAAAATTTGCCCGATGCACACAAACTAATGCTACGCATGGGGCCGGACAATGCAGCAAAGGTGAAGGAAAGCTTGCGCAATATTCGTATCAAATTACTGAAGAAATAA
- a CDS encoding sugar MFS transporter codes for MNASAQTSQKNAPGNTSTFIPMVIIGTLFFVFGFVTWLNGSLIPFLKIACELNEFQALLVTFAFYIAYTFMALPASLVLRKIGFKTGMVVGLGVMALGALLFIPAAKSSTYTLFLTALFVLGAGLTLLQTASNPYIVCIGPRESAAMRISIMGLINKSAGVLVPLLFTAWILTGMDQFSADALAALDANARAERLSELSSRLVTPYIVMALVLIALMAFVHFSPLAELDLNDDSDSLPNQKLGVLQFPQLILGTIALFLYVGVEVIAGDTIGLYGRHLGVEKFGSLTSYTMAFMVLGYIVGVTCIPKYLSQANALLFSALAGLLFGTGVIFSSPTDTGLSQILFVWAGVPAIPNTVLFLALLGFANALVWPAIWPLALEGLGKYTSTGSALLIMGIAGGALLPLLYGHFAHSSGNSQMAYWIMLPCYAFILFYALKGHKLRSWK; via the coding sequence ATGAATGCATCTGCACAAACTTCGCAAAAAAATGCACCAGGGAATACCAGCACTTTTATACCTATGGTTATTATAGGTACACTGTTTTTTGTTTTTGGTTTTGTAACCTGGTTGAATGGTTCTCTTATTCCTTTCTTAAAAATTGCTTGCGAGCTTAACGAGTTCCAGGCATTGCTTGTCACCTTTGCGTTTTATATCGCTTACACCTTTATGGCATTACCTGCTTCTTTGGTGTTGCGAAAAATTGGATTTAAAACTGGCATGGTAGTTGGGCTCGGTGTTATGGCGCTTGGTGCGCTTTTATTTATTCCTGCCGCTAAATCTTCTACTTACACTTTATTTTTAACAGCATTGTTTGTGTTGGGTGCTGGCTTGACCTTGCTACAAACTGCATCGAATCCTTATATCGTTTGTATAGGCCCGCGTGAAAGCGCCGCCATGCGAATCAGTATTATGGGATTAATTAATAAATCGGCTGGTGTTCTGGTTCCATTGCTTTTTACCGCGTGGATTCTTACAGGCATGGATCAATTTTCTGCGGATGCCCTGGCCGCGTTGGACGCAAATGCTCGCGCGGAACGTTTGTCAGAATTATCATCGCGTTTGGTAACTCCTTATATTGTAATGGCGTTGGTGCTTATTGCTCTTATGGCTTTCGTGCATTTTTCACCTTTGGCAGAGTTAGATTTAAATGACGATTCTGATTCATTGCCCAATCAGAAATTAGGTGTGTTGCAATTTCCGCAATTAATTTTAGGTACTATTGCCTTGTTTTTGTACGTGGGCGTAGAAGTTATTGCGGGCGATACTATAGGTTTGTATGGTCGTCACCTTGGTGTAGAAAAATTTGGTTCGCTTACCTCGTACACCATGGCGTTTATGGTGTTGGGTTACATAGTTGGTGTTACTTGTATTCCTAAATATCTCAGTCAGGCTAATGCGCTTTTATTTTCTGCTCTCGCCGGTTTATTGTTTGGAACAGGTGTTATTTTTTCATCGCCTACTGACACAGGTTTATCGCAAATTTTATTTGTGTGGGCTGGCGTTCCTGCCATTCCCAATACTGTGTTGTTTTTAGCCCTGCTCGGGTTCGCCAATGCTTTGGTGTGGCCAGCGATTTGGCCACTCGCGCTGGAAGGCTTGGGTAAATATACCAGCACAGGTTCAGCCCTGTTAATTATGGGTATTGCTGGCGGTGCATTACTACCGCTCTTATATGGCCATTTCGCACATTCGAGCGGTAATAGCCAAATGGCTTATTGGATTATGTTGCCTTGCTATGCCTTTATTTTGTTCTATGCACTCAAGGGGCATAAGCTAAGAAGCTGGAAATAA
- a CDS encoding acyltransferase family protein: MIKQRFPALDIMRGLTLALMILVNNPGSWSYVYAPLLHADWHGFTPTDFIFPFFLFMVGAALFFSQRSLMLPHVTAGERHKKIIRRTLLLFAIGFFLNIFPFVKPLDEARILGVLQRIALAYMFAAFIVLYAGDKLRWLIGAILLLGYWALLQISDQPYSLEGSIVRQFDLFVLGANHMWQGKGIPFDPEGLLSTLPSIVNVLLGYEVARILTQGNNVVAAQKKLAGLGVALIVLALIWNIYFPINKSLWTSPFVLLTSGVGIFVLLALVLLERTPAKPLLNWFTPFGRNPLFIYALAFMWSTMMYTLTIGDQSWYDWLYQQLCRFLNLYNASLAFALLHVLLFWCVAKYMDRKNITISL; encoded by the coding sequence ATGATTAAGCAAAGATTCCCCGCGCTCGATATTATGCGCGGCCTCACTTTGGCGCTGATGATCCTCGTTAATAATCCGGGTTCATGGAGTTACGTTTACGCCCCACTGTTGCATGCAGATTGGCATGGTTTTACCCCCACCGATTTTATTTTTCCGTTCTTTTTATTTATGGTGGGCGCTGCGCTGTTTTTCTCGCAACGCTCGCTTATGTTGCCTCATGTCACAGCGGGCGAGCGCCATAAAAAAATTATCCGACGCACGTTATTGTTATTTGCCATTGGTTTCTTTTTAAATATTTTTCCATTTGTTAAACCTTTGGATGAAGCTCGAATCCTGGGCGTCTTGCAGCGTATCGCCTTGGCTTACATGTTTGCAGCGTTCATAGTGCTTTATGCTGGAGATAAATTGCGCTGGCTAATTGGTGCAATTTTGCTGTTGGGCTATTGGGCATTGTTGCAAATTAGCGATCAACCTTATTCACTGGAGGGATCAATTGTTCGTCAATTTGATTTATTTGTGCTTGGTGCAAACCACATGTGGCAAGGTAAAGGAATTCCTTTTGATCCAGAGGGCTTATTGAGTACTTTACCCTCAATAGTTAATGTATTGTTGGGCTATGAAGTTGCGCGAATTTTAACTCAAGGAAACAATGTTGTTGCTGCGCAAAAAAAATTGGCTGGTTTGGGTGTCGCTTTAATTGTTCTGGCGCTGATCTGGAATATCTATTTTCCTATTAATAAATCCCTATGGACTAGTCCCTTCGTTTTGCTTACCTCGGGTGTTGGTATCTTCGTTTTGTTGGCGCTGGTGTTGCTTGAACGAACACCAGCAAAACCTTTATTAAACTGGTTTACCCCATTTGGTAGAAATCCTTTATTCATCTATGCCTTGGCATTTATGTGGTCAACCATGATGTATACGCTAACCATCGGCGATCAAAGCTGGTATGACTGGCTGTACCAACAACTATGTCGTTTCCTCAATCTTTACAACGCGTCGCTAGCCTTCGCGCTCCTTCATGTTTTGCTATTTTGGTGCGTGGCAAAATATATGGACAGGAAAAATATTACTATCTCCCTGTGA
- a CDS encoding TonB-dependent receptor: MYNKLSDAIKAANYSFALRKTVAVAGTAATLALMGMTSQVHAQAAAEAEEITVTGIRGALKNAVDIKRNATAIVDAVSAEDVGKLPDSDVGQSLGRIPGITVARSFGQGASVSIRGAAPQMTLVQLNGHSVASTGWFDQVPVDRSFNYSMLPSELIGGMEVYKSSQADLAEGGIGGTVNVKTRKPLDLDSGEAFVGVKAGTGTIADDITPELSGLYSWKNEGETFGILVAGATVEGDYIRRGDETDVGWSSAVVPSTFIQERERTALNVTAQFKPTENLEFGAQILTMKLVGDNTNNGLYLFAGATPWGLSNGAVCGHTNSNGVCDKYTVPSKIATGGWGSDTSLFGQTWGRKAEMTSDSYDFNAAYTGDGFKATASIGKTESDGGSALTLNYSYFNGVAGFNMPHFTGTVDATGKQIKITPTSDLNQSLNNYAKSLNPEGWAVQRGPVSDEESYGQFDIDFDLDLGAIKSFKVGVRTTDNDLVKEGYKGILKDNMTPTAATELFGGSIELGNEGYKAPKPKLDAMVNAVMGGLDRWIYQRSAYKALNEKNNSVYGMFTFEAEGVKGNFGLRYVETEATSSSYKIDGTPLATGDFDGDKYYSKSRSNDKASYHDVLPSVNVSFDLTDELVLRATASQAINRPSYDNMFTAATQVGYQDTIAGNETLVTGNVGLKPMKSSQADLGLEYYYGDGNLVSVTYFVKDISNFVTSSNSFHQSIGLVSPDSKKDDWTVTKYVNAGGGEIDGLELQWNHAFGNGFGTSINYTYANGTAPAVSYADNINVFTESSKNSANLVGYWENDTFSARAAYNWRSKYMVREMPFYYGNRWHDAFGTLDLSFGWHVTENINVTLEATNVLEEDDIQYGAADKSTGLKKDLYAGYPAWSFKGEARYVLGANFKF, encoded by the coding sequence ATGTATAACAAGCTTAGCGATGCAATTAAGGCCGCGAACTATTCGTTTGCTTTACGTAAAACCGTAGCCGTGGCAGGTACAGCTGCAACTTTGGCCTTGATGGGTATGACCTCTCAAGTGCACGCACAAGCTGCTGCCGAGGCGGAAGAAATTACTGTTACCGGTATCCGTGGTGCGTTGAAAAATGCAGTGGATATCAAGCGTAACGCTACCGCTATCGTTGATGCGGTATCAGCTGAAGATGTGGGTAAATTACCTGACTCAGACGTGGGTCAATCTTTGGGCCGTATTCCAGGTATCACTGTTGCCCGTTCATTCGGCCAAGGTGCATCTGTTTCTATTCGTGGTGCTGCACCACAAATGACCTTGGTTCAATTGAACGGTCATTCAGTAGCTTCAACTGGCTGGTTCGACCAGGTTCCAGTTGACCGTAGCTTCAACTACTCAATGTTGCCTTCAGAATTGATTGGCGGCATGGAAGTTTACAAATCATCTCAAGCTGACCTCGCTGAAGGTGGCATCGGCGGTACTGTAAACGTTAAAACCCGCAAGCCATTGGACCTAGATTCAGGTGAAGCTTTCGTTGGCGTTAAAGCCGGTACTGGCACCATCGCTGATGACATCACTCCAGAATTATCTGGTTTGTACAGCTGGAAAAACGAGGGTGAAACCTTTGGTATTTTGGTTGCCGGTGCAACCGTTGAAGGCGACTACATTCGTCGCGGTGATGAGACTGACGTAGGTTGGTCAAGCGCTGTTGTTCCAAGTACTTTCATTCAAGAGCGTGAGCGCACTGCATTGAATGTTACTGCTCAATTTAAACCGACTGAAAATTTGGAATTTGGTGCCCAAATTCTGACGATGAAGTTAGTGGGCGACAACACCAACAACGGTTTGTATTTGTTTGCCGGAGCGACTCCGTGGGGTCTGTCTAACGGTGCGGTTTGTGGTCACACCAACTCAAACGGCGTGTGCGACAAATACACTGTACCTAGCAAAATCGCGACTGGCGGTTGGGGTTCAGACACTTCATTGTTCGGTCAAACCTGGGGCCGTAAAGCTGAGATGACCTCAGACAGTTACGACTTCAACGCTGCTTATACCGGCGACGGTTTCAAAGCTACCGCAAGCATCGGTAAAACCGAATCTGACGGTGGTAGTGCGTTAACCTTGAACTACAGCTATTTCAACGGTGTTGCTGGTTTCAACATGCCACACTTCACCGGTACTGTTGATGCGACCGGTAAGCAAATCAAAATTACTCCGACAAGTGATTTGAACCAATCTTTGAACAATTACGCCAAGAGCTTGAATCCAGAAGGTTGGGCAGTTCAAAGAGGCCCAGTAAGCGATGAAGAGTCTTACGGTCAATTTGATATTGATTTCGATCTCGACTTGGGTGCAATCAAATCGTTCAAAGTTGGTGTTCGCACAACCGATAACGATTTGGTTAAAGAAGGCTACAAAGGCATCCTGAAAGACAACATGACCCCAACAGCAGCGACTGAATTGTTCGGTGGTTCAATTGAATTGGGTAACGAAGGTTACAAAGCACCTAAACCAAAACTCGATGCAATGGTTAACGCAGTAATGGGTGGTTTGGATCGCTGGATTTACCAACGTTCTGCATACAAAGCATTGAACGAGAAGAACAACTCTGTTTACGGTATGTTCACGTTTGAAGCTGAAGGCGTAAAAGGTAATTTCGGTTTGCGTTATGTTGAAACTGAAGCGACCAGCAGCTCTTACAAAATTGACGGTACTCCATTAGCGACCGGCGATTTCGACGGCGACAAGTACTACAGCAAATCAAGATCAAATGACAAAGCTTCATATCACGATGTATTGCCAAGCGTGAACGTGTCATTTGATTTAACGGATGAATTGGTACTGCGTGCAACAGCATCGCAAGCAATCAACCGTCCAAGCTACGACAACATGTTTACCGCTGCGACTCAAGTGGGTTACCAGGATACTATTGCAGGTAACGAAACTTTGGTTACCGGTAATGTTGGTTTGAAACCAATGAAGTCAAGCCAGGCTGATTTAGGTTTGGAATACTATTACGGTGATGGCAATTTGGTGTCTGTAACTTACTTCGTAAAAGACATCAGCAACTTCGTAACTTCAAGCAACTCTTTCCACCAATCAATTGGTTTGGTAAGCCCTGATTCCAAGAAAGATGATTGGACTGTTACTAAATATGTAAATGCTGGTGGCGGTGAAATTGATGGTCTTGAGCTTCAATGGAACCACGCCTTCGGTAACGGCTTCGGTACTTCTATCAACTACACCTACGCAAATGGTACTGCACCAGCGGTAAGTTACGCGGATAACATCAACGTGTTTACTGAATCATCTAAAAACAGTGCTAACCTCGTAGGCTACTGGGAGAATGATACTTTCTCTGCACGTGCTGCCTACAACTGGCGCTCCAAGTACATGGTTCGTGAAATGCCTTTCTACTACGGCAACCGTTGGCACGATGCGTTCGGTACACTTGACTTGAGCTTCGGCTGGCACGTGACTGAAAATATCAACGTAACTTTGGAAGCAACTAACGTATTGGAAGAAGATGATATTCAATACGGTGCTGCAGACAAATCTACTGGCCTGAAGAAAGATCTTTACGCTGGCTACCCGGCTTGGTCATTCAAAGGTGAGGCACGTTACGTGTTAGGCGCAAACTTCAAGTTCTAA